One part of the Pecten maximus chromosome 1, xPecMax1.1, whole genome shotgun sequence genome encodes these proteins:
- the LOC117328427 gene encoding WD repeat-containing protein on Y chromosome-like isoform X4, which produces MSTIKEGPHGHRSWKTVVKKWLPAIATSQRFREAVERKTRRKSFNNPENIENFGDKDNNTRLEELMKLHHLQKLMKEFSYFKPPDIVLQEATSYFPAKVQKRVPGAMNMVEFKEAFSRVLETHEYDEYLEKLFQKLDTTCDGYVDWSEFCTYMLLLYRENDYMRTKREIPFLVEPKIRHIVQNKQEQSTKVLASENPSRYVTVSKEGAITVWQNNMVMEKAYTISDDDAELNAPKRRFKMWVTDAIYLPNCNKLALASTSRDIRIFDCSTNQWFEEYNLFAMSDVPYCFDYWYDKKNPAGMSVLIFGVDAGAVHVLYFKKPLTQLFETAFKSEDGAQKIFWSEVEKGGHSRYVDHEKILHDKVQQIPPHLIRQVQYIHSKNSIISSTSSPNRSIVISDINKLKKQYVFNIEKGIECFDYNQNLNILVTGSLDHVIRLWNAYVASRPIAMLEGHATGVIGVKIHEGLMQVFSYSKDAVVKVWDIREHTCLQTVVLKFPSSIHGRMPEHGQFPMHLQLSPQDALIVTCNDYLGMLKLGQTHLPKQQSVTTHDTQLCSAIYNQLFKQVVTGCDSSNIAVWDLESGSKAIVFSNAHGEEEITCMVFDESWRRLITGARNGTIKVWNFQNGHNLHKLEAVGEAEVTGIVPVMDKNIILAVGWSRKIIVYDDSDADNLYVPANTDWKGGQLHADDILAMDFCLPQFLATGGFDGEITVWDLETEKIFVRLRRGQKPDITKKIESIQEQHSFLSSYSTMDMLEEAQGIKSSQTTSDPRPSSNTLLSRPNSRHRKSHRIEKGQPVPVDKLLFLQARCVGRTLEAAMLVSSEAGYLHWWCLFTAKHEMGYFYVPDTKDESVLAMCTNPSNSCLITGDTTGQIKIWDVSEYCLHVTERRVKTCPPLNVTFKAHDSAVVSVEYVKHDVGEFILTASTDKTARLWSMEGHYVGTFGQKKLWNLKNKKTWCHPKTPWDEMGTSKLDGNKTDNNSQADIAIETDTVQVEGQEDSSSKDNGEVEEEEEEVDEESVEAPTVQGLGDGGHNLNIKVRAQTIDLGSLRPERSKTFLGSKVARQLQSMKTCRMDRRNRLAEDVDFTITQRYGKLCSPFQALQTKDVVEVKLPSMPLSQRMINKGYTSDNMTEEMLRNMDFSYGNPDSPPSGDQDKKSTSVPKSDKTSTPASRRGPPRQISAIKKHNTVA; this is translated from the exons CTTTGGTGACAAGGACAATAACACACGATTGGAGGAACTGATGAAGCTGCACCACCTCCAAAAACTGATGAAGGAGTTTAGTTACTTCAAACCCCCAGACATTGTTCTACAGGAAGCTACCAGCTATTTCCCTGCCAAGGTCCAGAAACGTGTCCCTGGTGCCATGAACATGGTCGAGTTTAAAGAAGCGTTCAGCCGTGTTTTGGAGACCCATGAGTATGATGAGTACCTGGAGAAACTCTTCCAGAAG CTGGACACCACCTGTGACGGTTATGTAGATTGGAGTGAGTTCTGTACTTACATGCTACTTCTGTATCGAGAGAATGACTACATGAGGACTAAGAGGGAAATCCCTTTCTTGGTGGAACCCAAGATCAGACACATTGTACAAAACAAG CAAGAACAGTCCACAAAGGTTCTGGCATCAGAGAATCCCAGTCGTTATGTTACTGTTAGTAAG GAAGGAGCAATCACGGTATGGCAGAACAACATGGTGATGGAGAAAGCCTACACAATATCTGACGATGACGCAGAACTTAACGCCCCTAAGCGCCGTTTTAAGATGTGGGTGACGGACGCCATATACCTACCAAACTGTAACAAGTTAGCACTGGCGTCCACCAGTCGGGATATCCGTATCTTTGACTGTTCCACCAATCAGTGGTTTGAGGAATACAACCTGTTTG CCATGTCGGATGTCCCATATTGTTTTGACTATTGGTATGACAAAAAG AACCCTGCTGGGATGTCCGTGCTTATATTTGGTGTTGATGCTGGTGCTGTTCATGTGTTGTATTTCAAGAAACCTCTAACTCAGCTCTTTGAGACAGCTTTCAAAAGTGAAGATGGAGCTCAAAAGATATTTTGGAGT GAAGTGGAGAAAGGAGGGCATTCTCGTTATGTAGACCATGAAAAAATTTTACATGATAAAGTTCAACAAATTCCACCTCATCTTATCCGACAAGTGCAATATATCCATAGTAAAAATTCCATAATCTCATCAACGAGCTCACCAAACAGGTCCATTGTCATCTCCGACATCAACAAACTAAAGAAACAATATGTGTTCAACATTGAAAAG gGCATAGAATGTTTTGATtataatcaaaatttaaacattCTTGTGACTGGGAGTCTTGATCACGTTATACGTTTATGGAATGCCTACGTAGCTAGCCGACCAATCGCCATGTTGGAAGGCCATGCTACAGGAGTTATTGGAGTGAAGATTCACGAAGGTCTTATGCAAGTGTTCAGCTACTCAAAAGATGCT GTGGTAAAGGTGTGGGATATTAGGGAACATACCTGTCTACAGACAGTTGTGCTCAAATTTCCGAGCAGCATCCATGGTCGCATGCCGGAGCATGGACAGTTCCCCATGCACCTACAGCTGTCACCCCAGGACGCCCtaattgttacctgtaatgattaCCTGGGGATGCTGAAGCTGGGACAAACACACCTGCCCAAACAGCAGTCTGTCACTACCCATGATACCCAGCTCTGTTCAGCCATCTACAACCAACTGTTTAAACAG GTGGTAACGGGCTGTGATTCCTCAAACATTGCTGTTTGGGACCTGGAGAGTGGAAGCAAAGCCATAGTGTTCTCTAATGCACATGGGGAGGAGGAAATCACATGTATGGTGTTTGATGAGTCCTGGAGGAGGCTTATCACAGGGGCTCGTAATGGGACAATTAAG GTGTGGAACTTCCAGAATGGACATAACCTACACAAGTTAGAGGCTGTGGGGGAGGCTGAAGTGACCGGTATTGTCCCTGTCATGGACAAGAACATTATCCTGGCTGTCGGCTGGAGTCGCAAGATTATAGTTTATGATGATTCAGATGCTGAT AACCTGTATGTTCCGGCCAACACTGACTGGAAGGGGGGACAACTCCATGCTGATGACATCCTAGCAATGGACTTCTGCTTGCCACAGTTTCTGGCCACTGGTGGCTTTGATGGCGAGATCACAGTTTGGGACCTAGAAACGGAGAAAATCTTTGTACGACTGCGGAGGGGACAGAAACCAGATAT AACAAAGAAAATTGAGTCAATCCAGGAACAACACAGCTTCCTCAGCAGTTATAGCACAATGGACATGCTGGAGGAGGCGCAAGGCATAAAATCGTCCCAGACAACCTCCGACCCTCGACCTTCCTCCAATACCCTCCTGTCTCGACCCAACTCACGTCACAGGAAGTCACACAGGATAGAAAAAGG ACAGCCTGTTCCTGTTGATAAACTGCTGTTCCTGCAGGCGCGCTGTGTTGGGCGGACATTGGAGGCTGCTATGCTGGTGTCCAGTGAGGCTGGTTACCTCCACTGGTGGTGCCTATTCACTGCCAAACACGAGATGG GCTATTTCTATGTACCCGACACCAAGGATGAGTCTGTCCTGGCCATGTGTACAAACCCCAGTAATTCCTGCCTCATCACTGGGGATACCACTGGACAAATCAAAATTTGGGATGTCTCCGAGTACTGTCTCCATGTCACAGAGAGG AGAGTAAAGACGTGTCCTCCTCTAAATGTGACCTTCAAGGCCCACGACTCTGCTGTGGTCAGTGTAGAGTATGTCAAGCATGACGTAGGAGAATTCATCCTTACTGCCTCGACAGACAAGACCGCCCGACTCTGGTCCATGGAGGGTCACTACGTCGGTACCTTCGGTCAG AAAAAGTTATGGAATCTGAAGAACAAAAAGACTTGGTGCCACCCAAAGACACCGTGGGATGAGATGGGGACCAGTAAATTGGATG GTAACAAGACAGATAACAACAGCCAAGCAGATATCGCCATAGAAACAGACACTGTTCAGGTGGAAGGTCAGGAGGACAGCTCCAGTAAAGACAATGGAGAGgtagaggaggaggaggaggaggtaGACGAGGAATCTGTCGAG GCTCCCACAGTACAGGGACTTGGTGATGGGGGTCACAACCTTAACATCAAGGTCAGGGCACAGACTATTGACCTTGGGTCTCTACGACCTGAACGCTCTAAG ACATTCCTTGGCTCCAAGGTGGCAAGACAGCTACAGAGTATGAAGACATGTCGTATGGACAGGCGAAACCGACTGGCAGAGGATGTAGACTTTACCATTACCCAGAGATATGGCAAACTGTGTTCCCCCTTCCAGGCCCTTCAAACAAAG GATGTTGTGGAGGTGAAGTTACCCAGCATGCCCCTCAGTCAGAGGATGATCAATAAGGGATACACCTCAGACAACATGACAGAGGAAATGCTTCGCAACATGGACTTTTCCTATGGGAACCCAGACTCACCTCCTAGTGGTGACCAGGACAAAAAGTCTACCAGTGTCCCCAAGTCTGACAAGACTTCCACGCCTGCCAGTAGGAGGGGGCCACCAAGACAAATCTCTGCCATAAAAAAACACAACACTGTGGCATAG
- the LOC117328427 gene encoding WD repeat-containing protein on Y chromosome-like isoform X3: MYRNGKHSQNKPQSEYGTPRTSFNQTSGISRLKTAPQNGGSNQRMVRNMDNPDTRVDENVEKNDKLEDRVNEKKIKTKSALSDDEDSLSFGDKDNNTRLEELMKLHHLQKLMKEFSYFKPPDIVLQEATSYFPAKVQKRVPGAMNMVEFKEAFSRVLETHEYDEYLEKLFQKLDTTCDGYVDWSEFCTYMLLLYRENDYMRTKREIPFLVEPKIRHIVQNKQEQSTKVLASENPSRYVTVSKEGAITVWQNNMVMEKAYTISDDDAELNAPKRRFKMWVTDAIYLPNCNKLALASTSRDIRIFDCSTNQWFEEYNLFAMSDVPYCFDYWYDKKNPAGMSVLIFGVDAGAVHVLYFKKPLTQLFETAFKSEDGAQKIFWSEVEKGGHSRYVDHEKILHDKVQQIPPHLIRQVQYIHSKNSIISSTSSPNRSIVISDINKLKKQYVFNIEKGIECFDYNQNLNILVTGSLDHVIRLWNAYVASRPIAMLEGHATGVIGVKIHEGLMQVFSYSKDAVVKVWDIREHTCLQTVVLKFPSSIHGRMPEHGQFPMHLQLSPQDALIVTCNDYLGMLKLGQTHLPKQQSVTTHDTQLCSAIYNQLFKQVVTGCDSSNIAVWDLESGSKAIVFSNAHGEEEITCMVFDESWRRLITGARNGTIKVWNFQNGHNLHKLEAVGEAEVTGIVPVMDKNIILAVGWSRKIIVYDDSDADNLYVPANTDWKGGQLHADDILAMDFCLPQFLATGGFDGEITVWDLETEKIFVRLRRGQKPDITKKIESIQEQHSFLSSYSTMDMLEEAQGIKSSQTTSDPRPSSNTLLSRPNSRHRKSHRIEKGQPVPVDKLLFLQARCVGRTLEAAMLVSSEAGYLHWWCLFTAKHEMGYFYVPDTKDESVLAMCTNPSNSCLITGDTTGQIKIWDVSEYCLHVTERRVKTCPPLNVTFKAHDSAVVSVEYVKHDVGEFILTASTDKTARLWSMEGHYVGTFGQKKLWNLKNKKTWCHPKTPWDEMGTSKLDGNKTDNNSQADIAIETDTVQVEGQEDSSSKDNGEVEEEEEEVDEESVETFLGSKVARQLQSMKTCRMDRRNRLAEDVDFTITQRYGKLCSPFQALQTKDVVEVKLPSMPLSQRMINKGYTSDNMTEEMLRNMDFSYGNPDSPPSGDQDKKSTSVPKSDKTSTPASRRGPPRQISAIKKHNTVA, encoded by the exons CTTTGGTGACAAGGACAATAACACACGATTGGAGGAACTGATGAAGCTGCACCACCTCCAAAAACTGATGAAGGAGTTTAGTTACTTCAAACCCCCAGACATTGTTCTACAGGAAGCTACCAGCTATTTCCCTGCCAAGGTCCAGAAACGTGTCCCTGGTGCCATGAACATGGTCGAGTTTAAAGAAGCGTTCAGCCGTGTTTTGGAGACCCATGAGTATGATGAGTACCTGGAGAAACTCTTCCAGAAG CTGGACACCACCTGTGACGGTTATGTAGATTGGAGTGAGTTCTGTACTTACATGCTACTTCTGTATCGAGAGAATGACTACATGAGGACTAAGAGGGAAATCCCTTTCTTGGTGGAACCCAAGATCAGACACATTGTACAAAACAAG CAAGAACAGTCCACAAAGGTTCTGGCATCAGAGAATCCCAGTCGTTATGTTACTGTTAGTAAG GAAGGAGCAATCACGGTATGGCAGAACAACATGGTGATGGAGAAAGCCTACACAATATCTGACGATGACGCAGAACTTAACGCCCCTAAGCGCCGTTTTAAGATGTGGGTGACGGACGCCATATACCTACCAAACTGTAACAAGTTAGCACTGGCGTCCACCAGTCGGGATATCCGTATCTTTGACTGTTCCACCAATCAGTGGTTTGAGGAATACAACCTGTTTG CCATGTCGGATGTCCCATATTGTTTTGACTATTGGTATGACAAAAAG AACCCTGCTGGGATGTCCGTGCTTATATTTGGTGTTGATGCTGGTGCTGTTCATGTGTTGTATTTCAAGAAACCTCTAACTCAGCTCTTTGAGACAGCTTTCAAAAGTGAAGATGGAGCTCAAAAGATATTTTGGAGT GAAGTGGAGAAAGGAGGGCATTCTCGTTATGTAGACCATGAAAAAATTTTACATGATAAAGTTCAACAAATTCCACCTCATCTTATCCGACAAGTGCAATATATCCATAGTAAAAATTCCATAATCTCATCAACGAGCTCACCAAACAGGTCCATTGTCATCTCCGACATCAACAAACTAAAGAAACAATATGTGTTCAACATTGAAAAG gGCATAGAATGTTTTGATtataatcaaaatttaaacattCTTGTGACTGGGAGTCTTGATCACGTTATACGTTTATGGAATGCCTACGTAGCTAGCCGACCAATCGCCATGTTGGAAGGCCATGCTACAGGAGTTATTGGAGTGAAGATTCACGAAGGTCTTATGCAAGTGTTCAGCTACTCAAAAGATGCT GTGGTAAAGGTGTGGGATATTAGGGAACATACCTGTCTACAGACAGTTGTGCTCAAATTTCCGAGCAGCATCCATGGTCGCATGCCGGAGCATGGACAGTTCCCCATGCACCTACAGCTGTCACCCCAGGACGCCCtaattgttacctgtaatgattaCCTGGGGATGCTGAAGCTGGGACAAACACACCTGCCCAAACAGCAGTCTGTCACTACCCATGATACCCAGCTCTGTTCAGCCATCTACAACCAACTGTTTAAACAG GTGGTAACGGGCTGTGATTCCTCAAACATTGCTGTTTGGGACCTGGAGAGTGGAAGCAAAGCCATAGTGTTCTCTAATGCACATGGGGAGGAGGAAATCACATGTATGGTGTTTGATGAGTCCTGGAGGAGGCTTATCACAGGGGCTCGTAATGGGACAATTAAG GTGTGGAACTTCCAGAATGGACATAACCTACACAAGTTAGAGGCTGTGGGGGAGGCTGAAGTGACCGGTATTGTCCCTGTCATGGACAAGAACATTATCCTGGCTGTCGGCTGGAGTCGCAAGATTATAGTTTATGATGATTCAGATGCTGAT AACCTGTATGTTCCGGCCAACACTGACTGGAAGGGGGGACAACTCCATGCTGATGACATCCTAGCAATGGACTTCTGCTTGCCACAGTTTCTGGCCACTGGTGGCTTTGATGGCGAGATCACAGTTTGGGACCTAGAAACGGAGAAAATCTTTGTACGACTGCGGAGGGGACAGAAACCAGATAT AACAAAGAAAATTGAGTCAATCCAGGAACAACACAGCTTCCTCAGCAGTTATAGCACAATGGACATGCTGGAGGAGGCGCAAGGCATAAAATCGTCCCAGACAACCTCCGACCCTCGACCTTCCTCCAATACCCTCCTGTCTCGACCCAACTCACGTCACAGGAAGTCACACAGGATAGAAAAAGG ACAGCCTGTTCCTGTTGATAAACTGCTGTTCCTGCAGGCGCGCTGTGTTGGGCGGACATTGGAGGCTGCTATGCTGGTGTCCAGTGAGGCTGGTTACCTCCACTGGTGGTGCCTATTCACTGCCAAACACGAGATGG GCTATTTCTATGTACCCGACACCAAGGATGAGTCTGTCCTGGCCATGTGTACAAACCCCAGTAATTCCTGCCTCATCACTGGGGATACCACTGGACAAATCAAAATTTGGGATGTCTCCGAGTACTGTCTCCATGTCACAGAGAGG AGAGTAAAGACGTGTCCTCCTCTAAATGTGACCTTCAAGGCCCACGACTCTGCTGTGGTCAGTGTAGAGTATGTCAAGCATGACGTAGGAGAATTCATCCTTACTGCCTCGACAGACAAGACCGCCCGACTCTGGTCCATGGAGGGTCACTACGTCGGTACCTTCGGTCAG AAAAAGTTATGGAATCTGAAGAACAAAAAGACTTGGTGCCACCCAAAGACACCGTGGGATGAGATGGGGACCAGTAAATTGGATG GTAACAAGACAGATAACAACAGCCAAGCAGATATCGCCATAGAAACAGACACTGTTCAGGTGGAAGGTCAGGAGGACAGCTCCAGTAAAGACAATGGAGAGgtagaggaggaggaggaggaggtaGACGAGGAATCTGTCGAG ACATTCCTTGGCTCCAAGGTGGCAAGACAGCTACAGAGTATGAAGACATGTCGTATGGACAGGCGAAACCGACTGGCAGAGGATGTAGACTTTACCATTACCCAGAGATATGGCAAACTGTGTTCCCCCTTCCAGGCCCTTCAAACAAAG GATGTTGTGGAGGTGAAGTTACCCAGCATGCCCCTCAGTCAGAGGATGATCAATAAGGGATACACCTCAGACAACATGACAGAGGAAATGCTTCGCAACATGGACTTTTCCTATGGGAACCCAGACTCACCTCCTAGTGGTGACCAGGACAAAAAGTCTACCAGTGTCCCCAAGTCTGACAAGACTTCCACGCCTGCCAGTAGGAGGGGGCCACCAAGACAAATCTCTGCCATAAAAAAACACAACACTGTGGCATAG
- the LOC117328427 gene encoding WD repeat-containing protein on Y chromosome-like isoform X1 has product MYRNGKHSQNKPQSEYGTPRTSFNQTSGISRLKTAPQNGGSNQRMVRNMDNPDTRVDENVEKNDKLEDRVNEKKIKTKSALSDDEDSLSFGDKDNNTRLEELMKLHHLQKLMKEFSYFKPPDIVLQEATSYFPAKVQKRVPGAMNMVEFKEAFSRVLETHEYDEYLEKLFQKLDTTCDGYVDWSEFCTYMLLLYRENDYMRTKREIPFLVEPKIRHIVQNKQEQSTKVLASENPSRYVTVSKEGAITVWQNNMVMEKAYTISDDDAELNAPKRRFKMWVTDAIYLPNCNKLALASTSRDIRIFDCSTNQWFEEYNLFAMSDVPYCFDYWYDKKNPAGMSVLIFGVDAGAVHVLYFKKPLTQLFETAFKSEDGAQKIFWSEVEKGGHSRYVDHEKILHDKVQQIPPHLIRQVQYIHSKNSIISSTSSPNRSIVISDINKLKKQYVFNIEKGIECFDYNQNLNILVTGSLDHVIRLWNAYVASRPIAMLEGHATGVIGVKIHEGLMQVFSYSKDAVVKVWDIREHTCLQTVVLKFPSSIHGRMPEHGQFPMHLQLSPQDALIVTCNDYLGMLKLGQTHLPKQQSVTTHDTQLCSAIYNQLFKQVVTGCDSSNIAVWDLESGSKAIVFSNAHGEEEITCMVFDESWRRLITGARNGTIKVWNFQNGHNLHKLEAVGEAEVTGIVPVMDKNIILAVGWSRKIIVYDDSDADNLYVPANTDWKGGQLHADDILAMDFCLPQFLATGGFDGEITVWDLETEKIFVRLRRGQKPDITKKIESIQEQHSFLSSYSTMDMLEEAQGIKSSQTTSDPRPSSNTLLSRPNSRHRKSHRIEKGQPVPVDKLLFLQARCVGRTLEAAMLVSSEAGYLHWWCLFTAKHEMGYFYVPDTKDESVLAMCTNPSNSCLITGDTTGQIKIWDVSEYCLHVTERRVKTCPPLNVTFKAHDSAVVSVEYVKHDVGEFILTASTDKTARLWSMEGHYVGTFGQKKLWNLKNKKTWCHPKTPWDEMGTSKLDGNKTDNNSQADIAIETDTVQVEGQEDSSSKDNGEVEEEEEEVDEESVEAPTVQGLGDGGHNLNIKVRAQTIDLGSLRPERSKTFLGSKVARQLQSMKTCRMDRRNRLAEDVDFTITQRYGKLCSPFQALQTKDVVEVKLPSMPLSQRMINKGYTSDNMTEEMLRNMDFSYGNPDSPPSGDQDKKSTSVPKSDKTSTPASRRGPPRQISAIKKHNTVA; this is encoded by the exons CTTTGGTGACAAGGACAATAACACACGATTGGAGGAACTGATGAAGCTGCACCACCTCCAAAAACTGATGAAGGAGTTTAGTTACTTCAAACCCCCAGACATTGTTCTACAGGAAGCTACCAGCTATTTCCCTGCCAAGGTCCAGAAACGTGTCCCTGGTGCCATGAACATGGTCGAGTTTAAAGAAGCGTTCAGCCGTGTTTTGGAGACCCATGAGTATGATGAGTACCTGGAGAAACTCTTCCAGAAG CTGGACACCACCTGTGACGGTTATGTAGATTGGAGTGAGTTCTGTACTTACATGCTACTTCTGTATCGAGAGAATGACTACATGAGGACTAAGAGGGAAATCCCTTTCTTGGTGGAACCCAAGATCAGACACATTGTACAAAACAAG CAAGAACAGTCCACAAAGGTTCTGGCATCAGAGAATCCCAGTCGTTATGTTACTGTTAGTAAG GAAGGAGCAATCACGGTATGGCAGAACAACATGGTGATGGAGAAAGCCTACACAATATCTGACGATGACGCAGAACTTAACGCCCCTAAGCGCCGTTTTAAGATGTGGGTGACGGACGCCATATACCTACCAAACTGTAACAAGTTAGCACTGGCGTCCACCAGTCGGGATATCCGTATCTTTGACTGTTCCACCAATCAGTGGTTTGAGGAATACAACCTGTTTG CCATGTCGGATGTCCCATATTGTTTTGACTATTGGTATGACAAAAAG AACCCTGCTGGGATGTCCGTGCTTATATTTGGTGTTGATGCTGGTGCTGTTCATGTGTTGTATTTCAAGAAACCTCTAACTCAGCTCTTTGAGACAGCTTTCAAAAGTGAAGATGGAGCTCAAAAGATATTTTGGAGT GAAGTGGAGAAAGGAGGGCATTCTCGTTATGTAGACCATGAAAAAATTTTACATGATAAAGTTCAACAAATTCCACCTCATCTTATCCGACAAGTGCAATATATCCATAGTAAAAATTCCATAATCTCATCAACGAGCTCACCAAACAGGTCCATTGTCATCTCCGACATCAACAAACTAAAGAAACAATATGTGTTCAACATTGAAAAG gGCATAGAATGTTTTGATtataatcaaaatttaaacattCTTGTGACTGGGAGTCTTGATCACGTTATACGTTTATGGAATGCCTACGTAGCTAGCCGACCAATCGCCATGTTGGAAGGCCATGCTACAGGAGTTATTGGAGTGAAGATTCACGAAGGTCTTATGCAAGTGTTCAGCTACTCAAAAGATGCT GTGGTAAAGGTGTGGGATATTAGGGAACATACCTGTCTACAGACAGTTGTGCTCAAATTTCCGAGCAGCATCCATGGTCGCATGCCGGAGCATGGACAGTTCCCCATGCACCTACAGCTGTCACCCCAGGACGCCCtaattgttacctgtaatgattaCCTGGGGATGCTGAAGCTGGGACAAACACACCTGCCCAAACAGCAGTCTGTCACTACCCATGATACCCAGCTCTGTTCAGCCATCTACAACCAACTGTTTAAACAG GTGGTAACGGGCTGTGATTCCTCAAACATTGCTGTTTGGGACCTGGAGAGTGGAAGCAAAGCCATAGTGTTCTCTAATGCACATGGGGAGGAGGAAATCACATGTATGGTGTTTGATGAGTCCTGGAGGAGGCTTATCACAGGGGCTCGTAATGGGACAATTAAG GTGTGGAACTTCCAGAATGGACATAACCTACACAAGTTAGAGGCTGTGGGGGAGGCTGAAGTGACCGGTATTGTCCCTGTCATGGACAAGAACATTATCCTGGCTGTCGGCTGGAGTCGCAAGATTATAGTTTATGATGATTCAGATGCTGAT AACCTGTATGTTCCGGCCAACACTGACTGGAAGGGGGGACAACTCCATGCTGATGACATCCTAGCAATGGACTTCTGCTTGCCACAGTTTCTGGCCACTGGTGGCTTTGATGGCGAGATCACAGTTTGGGACCTAGAAACGGAGAAAATCTTTGTACGACTGCGGAGGGGACAGAAACCAGATAT AACAAAGAAAATTGAGTCAATCCAGGAACAACACAGCTTCCTCAGCAGTTATAGCACAATGGACATGCTGGAGGAGGCGCAAGGCATAAAATCGTCCCAGACAACCTCCGACCCTCGACCTTCCTCCAATACCCTCCTGTCTCGACCCAACTCACGTCACAGGAAGTCACACAGGATAGAAAAAGG ACAGCCTGTTCCTGTTGATAAACTGCTGTTCCTGCAGGCGCGCTGTGTTGGGCGGACATTGGAGGCTGCTATGCTGGTGTCCAGTGAGGCTGGTTACCTCCACTGGTGGTGCCTATTCACTGCCAAACACGAGATGG GCTATTTCTATGTACCCGACACCAAGGATGAGTCTGTCCTGGCCATGTGTACAAACCCCAGTAATTCCTGCCTCATCACTGGGGATACCACTGGACAAATCAAAATTTGGGATGTCTCCGAGTACTGTCTCCATGTCACAGAGAGG AGAGTAAAGACGTGTCCTCCTCTAAATGTGACCTTCAAGGCCCACGACTCTGCTGTGGTCAGTGTAGAGTATGTCAAGCATGACGTAGGAGAATTCATCCTTACTGCCTCGACAGACAAGACCGCCCGACTCTGGTCCATGGAGGGTCACTACGTCGGTACCTTCGGTCAG AAAAAGTTATGGAATCTGAAGAACAAAAAGACTTGGTGCCACCCAAAGACACCGTGGGATGAGATGGGGACCAGTAAATTGGATG GTAACAAGACAGATAACAACAGCCAAGCAGATATCGCCATAGAAACAGACACTGTTCAGGTGGAAGGTCAGGAGGACAGCTCCAGTAAAGACAATGGAGAGgtagaggaggaggaggaggaggtaGACGAGGAATCTGTCGAG GCTCCCACAGTACAGGGACTTGGTGATGGGGGTCACAACCTTAACATCAAGGTCAGGGCACAGACTATTGACCTTGGGTCTCTACGACCTGAACGCTCTAAG ACATTCCTTGGCTCCAAGGTGGCAAGACAGCTACAGAGTATGAAGACATGTCGTATGGACAGGCGAAACCGACTGGCAGAGGATGTAGACTTTACCATTACCCAGAGATATGGCAAACTGTGTTCCCCCTTCCAGGCCCTTCAAACAAAG GATGTTGTGGAGGTGAAGTTACCCAGCATGCCCCTCAGTCAGAGGATGATCAATAAGGGATACACCTCAGACAACATGACAGAGGAAATGCTTCGCAACATGGACTTTTCCTATGGGAACCCAGACTCACCTCCTAGTGGTGACCAGGACAAAAAGTCTACCAGTGTCCCCAAGTCTGACAAGACTTCCACGCCTGCCAGTAGGAGGGGGCCACCAAGACAAATCTCTGCCATAAAAAAACACAACACTGTGGCATAG